Part of the Clostridia bacterium genome, TGGTAGCCGAAAGCAGGATAAAATACGATGAAACCACCTGGCTGAAATGGGCTATAGAACAGATAGGAATAAAATTAAGGTAAAGTATAATGAGCAGATACAAATGTGTAAAACAGCATGACATAACTGATTGTGCGGCGGCTTGTATTGCTACGGTTTGTCTTACATACGGCAAAGAAACATCTATAACAAAATTAAGAGATTTGTCTGGTACTGATATAAAAGGCACTACTGTTTTGGGAATTGTGCAGACTCTGGAGCAGTTAGGCTTTGAAGCAAAAGCGGGCAGAATGACCAGAGAAAATTTTGAAGAAAAGTTTACCTTGCCCATGATAGCAAGAGTTATTACCAAAGAGGGCTTGACTCATTTTGTGGTTGTGCATAAAATCAAAAAAAATCATCTGATAATTGCCGATCCTGCCAAAGGTGTAGTCAAAATCAAAAAAAATGAGTTTTTTGAAGATTTTGATAATCATGTGGTACTTATGGCTGTGACCAATCAATTTGTATCGGGTAAGACC contains:
- a CDS encoding cysteine peptidase family C39 domain-containing protein, with translation MSRYKCVKQHDITDCAAACIATVCLTYGKETSITKLRDLSGTDIKGTTVLGIVQTLEQLGFEAKAGRMTRENFEEKFTLPMIARVITKEGLTHFVVVHKIKKNHLIIADPAKGVVKIKKNEFFEDFDNHVVLMAVTNQFVSGKT